In the Deferribacterota bacterium genome, one interval contains:
- a CDS encoding PTS sugar transporter subunit IIB — MEKKIIFRVDDRLIHGQVIEGWIKYYKINYVFIVNDRIYGDYLQNMIYSSILPEYCSLKIVRKKDFLENFDGFKSLCKGKYTLVLFESVKDLYDVRDIIDNDIYINIGCIASREHKIEITDTVFLNLDELLMISKLRDNHNIYIKKLPWETNIEIKYFYEFLKKH, encoded by the coding sequence ATGGAAAAAAAGATAATCTTTAGAGTAGATGATAGGTTGATCCATGGCCAAGTGATTGAAGGTTGGATTAAATATTATAAGATTAATTATGTATTTATAGTAAATGATAGGATATATGGAGATTACTTGCAGAATATGATATACAGTAGCATACTACCAGAATATTGTTCTCTAAAGATTGTAAGAAAGAAAGATTTTTTGGAAAATTTTGATGGATTTAAGAGTCTGTGTAAAGGTAAATACACTCTAGTGTTATTTGAGAGTGTTAAAGATTTGTATGATGTAAGGGATATTATTGATAACGATATTTATATTAATATAGGTTGTATAGCTTCTAGGGAGCATAAAATTGAGATTACTGATACTGTATTTCTAAATCTTGATGAGCTTTTAATGATATCAAAACTTAGAGATAATCATAATATATATATTAAAAAACTGCCTTGGGAGACAAATATAGAAATTAAATACTTTTATGAATTTTTAAAAAAACATTAA